The Uruburuella testudinis genome window below encodes:
- the tuf gene encoding elongation factor Tu, with product MAKEKFERSKPHVNVGTIGHVDHGKTTLTAALTTILSKKFGGAAKAYDQIDNAPEEKARGITINTSHVEYETETRHYAHVDCPGHADYVKNMITGAAQMDGAILVCSAADGPMPQTREHILLARQVGVPYILVFMNKCDMVDDEELLELVEMEIRDLLSSYDFPGDDCPIIKGSALKALEGDTSDIGEPAIFALADALDSYIPTPERAVDKPFLLPIEDVFSISGRGTVVTGRVERGIIHVGDEIEIVGLKDTQKTTCTGVEMFRKLLDEGQAGDNVGVLLRGTKREEVERGQVLAKPGTITPHTKFKAEVYVLSKEEGGRHTPFFANYRPQFYFRTTDVTGAVTLGEGVEMVMPGENVAITVELIAPIAMEEGLRFAIREGGRTVGAGVVSSVIA from the coding sequence ATGGCTAAAGAAAAATTCGAGCGGAGCAAACCGCACGTAAACGTTGGCACCATCGGTCACGTTGACCATGGTAAAACCACATTGACCGCAGCATTGACCACCATTTTGTCAAAAAAATTCGGTGGCGCGGCCAAAGCCTACGACCAAATCGACAATGCCCCGGAAGAAAAAGCCCGCGGTATTACCATTAATACCTCACACGTAGAATACGAAACCGAAACCCGCCACTACGCTCACGTAGACTGCCCGGGTCACGCCGACTACGTTAAAAACATGATTACCGGTGCCGCTCAAATGGACGGCGCAATCTTGGTATGTTCTGCTGCCGACGGCCCCATGCCGCAAACCCGCGAACACATCCTGTTGGCCCGCCAAGTAGGCGTACCCTATATCCTCGTGTTCATGAACAAATGCGACATGGTTGACGACGAAGAGTTGCTGGAATTGGTTGAGATGGAAATCCGCGACCTGCTGAGCAGCTACGACTTCCCGGGCGACGACTGCCCGATCATCAAAGGCTCCGCTCTGAAAGCCCTTGAAGGCGACACTTCAGACATCGGCGAACCTGCCATCTTCGCTTTGGCTGATGCACTGGACAGCTACATTCCGACACCGGAACGTGCCGTAGACAAACCCTTCCTGCTGCCGATTGAAGACGTATTCTCAATCTCAGGCCGCGGTACCGTGGTAACCGGTCGTGTAGAGCGCGGTATCATCCACGTAGGCGACGAAATCGAAATCGTTGGTCTGAAAGACACCCAAAAAACCACCTGTACCGGTGTGGAAATGTTCCGCAAATTGCTGGACGAAGGTCAGGCCGGTGACAACGTGGGCGTATTGCTGCGCGGTACCAAGCGCGAAGAAGTAGAGCGCGGTCAAGTATTGGCCAAGCCGGGCACCATTACCCCGCACACCAAATTCAAAGCCGAAGTATACGTACTGAGCAAAGAAGAAGGTGGTCGTCATACCCCGTTCTTCGCCAACTACCGTCCGCAATTCTACTTCCGCACCACCGACGTTACCGGCGCGGTAACCTTGGGCGAAGGCGTGGAAATGGTAATGCCGGGTGAAAACGTGGCCATCACCGTAGAGCTGATTGCCCCGATCGCCATGGAAGAAGGTTTGCGCTTTGCGATTCGCGAAGGCGGCCGTACTGTAGGTGCCGGTGTGGTATCTTCTGTAATCGCTTAA
- a CDS encoding YfhL family 4Fe-4S dicluster ferredoxin, with protein sequence MSLFITDECINCDVCEPECPNDAIYQGEEIYEINPNLCTQCVGHYDEPQCQQVCPVDCILIDEEHPESEADLQAKYERIIAEK encoded by the coding sequence ATGTCACTCTTTATTACCGACGAGTGCATCAACTGCGACGTATGCGAGCCCGAATGCCCGAATGATGCCATTTATCAGGGTGAAGAGATTTATGAAATCAACCCTAATCTGTGCACCCAATGCGTCGGTCATTATGATGAGCCCCAATGTCAGCAGGTATGCCCTGTCGACTGTATTTTAATTGATGAAGAGCATCCCGAAAGCGAAGCGGATTTGCAGGCTAAATATGAGCGGATTATTGCTGAAAAATAA
- the rsmD gene encoding 16S rRNA (guanine(966)-N(2))-methyltransferase RsmD has product MKSSKYSNQVRIVGGTHRGRKLAFADAEGLRPTPDRVREQVFNWLGQDLTGKSVLDLFSGSGALGLEAASRRAAKVVMVESNRQTARILQQARQTLALPQVEIVVSDGLLYLQQTQQQFDVVFLDPPFAWQQWPQLFDLLQGRLKNGAMVYIEAGRLPEMPSWLTAHRQGKAGISRFELRLYVQVAE; this is encoded by the coding sequence ATGAAGAGTAGCAAATACAGCAACCAAGTCCGCATTGTCGGCGGCACACATCGCGGCCGCAAATTGGCGTTTGCCGATGCCGAAGGCTTGCGCCCTACGCCCGACAGGGTGCGTGAGCAGGTGTTCAATTGGCTGGGGCAGGATCTCACCGGTAAAAGCGTGTTGGACTTATTTTCCGGCAGCGGTGCGTTGGGGTTGGAAGCAGCATCACGCCGTGCGGCTAAGGTGGTGATGGTGGAAAGCAACCGGCAAACTGCGCGTATATTGCAGCAGGCGCGGCAAACACTGGCGTTGCCGCAGGTGGAAATAGTAGTTTCAGACGGCCTGTTGTATTTGCAGCAAACACAGCAGCAGTTTGATGTGGTGTTTCTTGATCCGCCGTTTGCCTGGCAGCAATGGCCACAATTGTTCGATTTATTACAAGGCCGTCTGAAAAACGGAGCCATGGTTTACATTGAAGCGGGCCGTTTGCCTGAAATGCCGTCCTGGCTCACGGCGCATCGGCAGGGCAAGGCGGGTATAAGCCGCTTTGAGTTGCGGCTGTATGTGCAAGTGGCTGAATAG
- a CDS encoding helix-turn-helix domain-containing protein, giving the protein METHEKIRLMRELNKWSQEDMAEKLEMSAGGYAKIERGETQLNIPRLEQIAKIFNVSMWDLFHAGKGGLVLQINEGDESGGDISYLIGDNSAEIKVLKLQLAHYQELLAQKDKEIELLRKMAGMDN; this is encoded by the coding sequence ATGGAAACCCACGAAAAAATCCGCCTGATGCGCGAGTTGAATAAATGGTCGCAAGAGGATATGGCGGAAAAGCTGGAAATGTCGGCGGGTGGTTATGCCAAAATCGAGCGGGGTGAAACGCAATTGAATATTCCGCGTTTGGAGCAGATTGCCAAGATTTTCAATGTCAGCATGTGGGACTTGTTTCATGCTGGCAAAGGGGGATTGGTGCTGCAAATTAATGAAGGGGATGAGAGTGGTGGCGATATTTCTTATTTAATAGGGGATAATTCAGCTGAAATAAAGGTGTTGAAGCTGCAATTGGCTCATTATCAAGAATTATTGGCGCAAAAAGATAAGGAGATCGAGCTGTTACGCAAAATGGCCGGTATGGATAATTAA
- the topA gene encoding type I DNA topoisomerase, with amino-acid sequence MAKNLLIVESPSKAKTLKKYLGSEFEILASYGHVRDLVPKNGAVDPENDFAMKYQLVARNSKHVDAIVAAAKEAENLYLATDPDREGEAISWHLQEILKSKRGLKNLKPQRVVFHEITKNAVLDAIAHPRELEVNLVDAQQARRALDYLVGFNLSPLLWKKIRRGLSAGRVQSPALRLICERENEIRAFETQEYWTVHLDSHKGRSKFSAKLVQYKGDKLEQFALPDEAAQADALKALEGKEAQVAAIEKKKRSRNPAAPFTTSTMQQDAVRKLGMTTDRTMRTAQQLYEGMDVGQGAIGLITYMRTDSVTLSDEALTEIRHYIENKIGKDYLPSSAKQYKTKSKNAQEAHEAIRPTSVYRTPESVKPFLSADQFKLYQMIWQRTVACQMTPAKFDQTTVDIAVGEGVFRVTGQVQTFAGFLSVYEEGTDDSDESEDNKKLPEMKEGETLPVDALYGEQHFTSPPPRFNEATLVKALEEFGIGRPSTYASIISTLKDREYVTLEQKRFMPTDTGDIVNKFLTEHFAQYVDYHFTAKLEDQLDDIASGKRQWVPVMSQFWKGFDKQVKEKEGIERAKFTTEELDEICPKCGNHKLQIKFGRNGRFIACAGYPECSYTRNANETAEEAAERQAKDEAEQAELAGRECPKCGGGLVYKYSRTGSKFIGCANYPKCKHIEPLEKPKDTGVVCPQCGKGHLVERKSRYGKLFYSCSTYPDCNYATWNPPIAEECPNCHWPVLTIKTTKRWGVEKVCPQKECGWKEQIEPPAPKE; translated from the coding sequence ATGGCAAAAAACCTGTTGATTGTAGAATCACCCTCCAAAGCCAAAACACTGAAAAAATACCTCGGCAGCGAATTTGAAATCCTCGCTTCCTACGGTCACGTGCGTGATTTGGTGCCGAAAAACGGCGCAGTCGATCCGGAAAACGATTTCGCCATGAAATACCAGCTGGTTGCCCGCAACAGCAAACACGTCGATGCCATCGTGGCTGCGGCCAAGGAGGCAGAAAACCTGTATCTCGCCACCGACCCGGATAGAGAAGGCGAGGCCATTTCATGGCACTTGCAGGAAATCCTCAAATCCAAACGCGGCCTGAAAAACCTCAAACCGCAGCGGGTCGTATTTCACGAAATCACCAAAAACGCTGTGCTCGACGCCATTGCCCACCCGCGCGAATTGGAAGTGAATCTGGTAGACGCCCAGCAGGCGCGCCGCGCATTGGATTATCTGGTCGGCTTCAACCTCTCGCCGCTGTTGTGGAAAAAAATCCGCCGCGGCTTGAGCGCCGGCCGCGTACAAAGCCCCGCCCTGCGCCTGATTTGCGAGCGTGAAAACGAAATCCGCGCCTTTGAAACCCAAGAATATTGGACGGTGCATCTCGACAGCCACAAAGGCCGCAGCAAATTCAGCGCCAAACTGGTGCAATATAAAGGCGACAAACTCGAACAATTCGCCCTGCCCGACGAAGCCGCCCAAGCCGATGCGTTGAAAGCGCTTGAGGGCAAAGAGGCGCAAGTGGCCGCCATCGAAAAGAAAAAACGCAGCCGCAACCCCGCCGCACCGTTTACCACCTCCACCATGCAGCAAGATGCCGTGCGCAAACTCGGCATGACCACCGACCGCACCATGCGCACCGCCCAGCAACTTTATGAAGGCATGGATGTCGGCCAAGGCGCCATCGGTTTGATTACCTATATGCGTACCGACAGCGTGACCCTTTCCGATGAAGCCCTCACCGAAATCCGCCACTACATTGAAAATAAAATCGGCAAAGATTATCTGCCCTCATCGGCCAAACAATACAAAACCAAATCCAAAAATGCTCAAGAAGCCCACGAAGCCATCCGTCCGACTTCGGTTTACCGCACGCCCGAGAGCGTGAAGCCCTTTCTGAGCGCCGACCAATTCAAGCTTTATCAAATGATTTGGCAGCGCACTGTTGCCTGCCAGATGACCCCGGCCAAATTCGACCAAACCACCGTCGATATCGCCGTAGGCGAGGGCGTATTCCGCGTAACCGGCCAAGTGCAGACCTTTGCCGGCTTTTTGAGTGTGTATGAAGAAGGCACCGACGACAGCGATGAAAGCGAAGACAACAAAAAACTGCCCGAGATGAAAGAAGGCGAAACCCTGCCTGTTGATGCGCTTTACGGCGAACAACACTTCACCAGCCCGCCGCCGCGCTTCAACGAAGCCACGCTGGTAAAGGCATTGGAAGAATTCGGCATCGGCCGCCCCTCCACCTACGCCAGCATCATCTCCACGCTCAAAGACCGCGAATACGTTACCCTTGAGCAAAAACGCTTTATGCCCACCGACACCGGCGACATCGTGAATAAATTCCTCACCGAACACTTCGCCCAATATGTCGATTACCACTTCACCGCCAAACTCGAAGACCAGCTCGACGACATCGCCAGCGGCAAACGCCAATGGGTGCCCGTGATGAGCCAATTTTGGAAAGGCTTCGACAAACAGGTAAAAGAAAAAGAAGGCATCGAGCGCGCCAAATTTACCACCGAAGAGCTGGACGAAATCTGCCCGAAATGCGGCAACCACAAACTGCAAATCAAATTCGGCCGCAACGGCCGCTTCATCGCCTGCGCCGGCTACCCTGAATGCAGCTACACCCGCAACGCCAACGAAACCGCCGAAGAAGCCGCCGAACGCCAGGCCAAAGACGAAGCCGAACAAGCCGAGCTGGCCGGCCGCGAATGCCCCAAATGCGGCGGCGGCCTGGTGTATAAATACAGCCGCACCGGCAGCAAATTTATCGGTTGTGCCAACTACCCCAAGTGCAAACACATCGAGCCCTTGGAAAAGCCCAAAGATACCGGCGTGGTTTGCCCGCAATGCGGCAAAGGCCATCTGGTTGAACGCAAATCCCGCTACGGCAAACTTTTTTACAGTTGCAGCACCTACCCCGACTGCAACTACGCCACTTGGAATCCGCCGATTGCAGAAGAATGCCCGAACTGCCATTGGCCGGTTTTGACCATCAAAACCACCAAACGCTGGGGCGTGGAAAAAGTGTGCCCGCAGAAAGAATGCGGTTGGAAAGAACAAATCGAACCGCCAGCGCCGAAAGAGTAA
- a CDS encoding DUF494 family protein, with protein sequence MAEVIAFLIEHFQDFDACPPSDDLGQILEDVGFDDVDIGNALMLLDVLREGPGMAAPQYRADAMRIYGPEELDALPQEVLGLLHFLEKAGAVNGEQREFVVHALLHMPSEEISVDMAKVLTLLVLWAHKSELPVLIGDELMMALHGKAVMH encoded by the coding sequence ATGGCAGAAGTCATCGCCTTTTTAATTGAACACTTCCAAGACTTCGATGCCTGTCCGCCGTCAGATGATTTGGGGCAGATTCTCGAAGATGTCGGTTTTGACGATGTGGATATCGGCAACGCCTTGATGCTGCTCGACGTATTGCGCGAAGGGCCGGGTATGGCCGCACCCCAATACCGTGCCGATGCGATGCGGATTTACGGCCCGGAAGAGCTGGATGCGCTGCCGCAAGAAGTGTTGGGCCTGCTGCATTTTTTGGAAAAAGCCGGCGCCGTCAACGGCGAGCAGCGTGAATTTGTGGTGCATGCGCTGTTGCACATGCCGTCTGAAGAAATCAGCGTAGACATGGCCAAAGTGCTCACTTTGCTGGTGTTGTGGGCGCATAAGTCAGAATTGCCGGTGCTGATCGGCGATGAGCTGATGATGGCGCTGCACGGCAAAGCCGTGATGCATTAA
- the dprA gene encoding DNA-processing protein DprA, translating into MNDDQRFAWIQLALTPYVGAESFLLLLQRFGSPQAALAAPPDAVRECLHHKQALAAWAGDNRQAVAAAEAAMVWAAQDGCRVMLLCDDDFPVMLTEGMTPPPLLFLRGNADLLHQASVAVVGSRHATPQAMRIAKDFGEAMGGRGIAVVSGMAAGIDTAAHQGALQAGGGTIAVWGTGIDRIYPPGNKPLAYQIAEQGLIVSEFPLGTRPLAGNFPRRNRIIAALAQATLVVEAAPESGSLITARLAAEMGREVMAVPGSIDNPHSKGCHKLIKEGAKLVECLDDIVQECPQLLQKQPMSSYAIYKEAPAGRKSFDKPSEQVKQSAAPPVPKDAPLLEAMGYDPIHPDSLAQQLQLSAADVYARLLELELEGAVAAMPGGRYQRI; encoded by the coding sequence ATGAATGATGACCAACGTTTTGCCTGGATACAATTGGCGCTGACACCTTATGTGGGCGCAGAAAGTTTTTTATTGCTGTTGCAGCGTTTCGGCAGCCCGCAAGCCGCATTGGCCGCACCGCCCGATGCAGTGCGCGAATGTTTGCACCACAAACAGGCTTTGGCCGCATGGGCGGGCGATAACCGTCAAGCGGTTGCGGCCGCCGAAGCAGCCATGGTTTGGGCGGCGCAAGACGGTTGCCGGGTGATGTTGCTGTGTGACGATGATTTTCCGGTGATGTTGACCGAGGGGATGACGCCGCCGCCGTTGTTGTTTTTGCGTGGGAATGCCGATTTGCTGCACCAAGCTTCGGTGGCCGTGGTCGGCAGCCGCCATGCCACCCCGCAAGCCATGCGGATTGCCAAAGATTTCGGCGAAGCCATGGGCGGGCGCGGCATTGCCGTGGTGTCGGGCATGGCGGCGGGCATCGATACCGCCGCCCATCAAGGCGCTTTGCAGGCCGGTGGCGGCACCATCGCGGTGTGGGGCACCGGTATCGACCGCATTTATCCGCCCGGTAACAAACCCTTGGCTTATCAAATCGCCGAACAGGGCCTGATTGTGAGCGAGTTTCCACTCGGCACCCGCCCGCTGGCCGGTAATTTTCCACGCCGCAACCGTATCATCGCCGCATTGGCACAAGCCACGCTGGTGGTGGAAGCCGCGCCCGAATCCGGTTCGCTGATTACTGCCCGGCTGGCTGCCGAAATGGGGCGCGAAGTGATGGCGGTGCCCGGCTCGATTGATAATCCGCACAGCAAAGGCTGTCACAAATTGATTAAAGAAGGTGCAAAACTGGTGGAATGTTTGGATGATATTGTGCAAGAGTGCCCGCAACTGTTGCAAAAGCAACCCATGTCATCATATGCTATATATAAAGAAGCCCCGGCCGGCAGAAAATCTTTCGATAAACCTTCTGAGCAGGTCAAGCAATCGGCTGCGCCGCCGGTGCCGAAAGATGCGCCGCTGCTGGAAGCAATGGGTTATGACCCGATACATCCCGACAGTTTGGCACAGCAGCTGCAACTGAGCGCCGCCGATGTTTATGCCCGACTGCTGGAGCTTGAGCTCGAGGGGGCTGTTGCAGCCATGCCCGGCGGTCGCTATCAACGTATTTAA
- a CDS encoding LysM peptidoglycan-binding domain-containing protein yields the protein MQKRIITLLCAVGLAISAQASAAGLKLRADAPARYTVKPGDTLWSISGKYLYSPWQWSRLWGANRSAVRNPHLIYPGQVLVLHYVNGRPRLAFDGAASYRDGIPVVKLTPRVREMSSGYGIQTLNMNFYRMFMQHPQVIAQMQTQDAPRLIEGPDSRMLYSRGDRVYAYNITEPGRYLVYRARKDILDPDTNKYLGQEVVFSGVVSTLPYTNSALDARSENDARYLPEGEYYTRLHPLVKIPTQTARPMVVEEAVSEIRKGDFLLKMTDEGDSFQMMPHAPAVRVNAKVVSIFDGVSEAGQFQTITLNKGEADGLDKGTVLSLYKRSRQTRVDLEEGAKGRRSVVKYVSIPAEEAGLAMVYRTSEHLASAIILESLTNINIGDVASEPGRDLDNMADDVPHVKNAPQEPHDTENNEYNFRSNINLY from the coding sequence ATGCAAAAACGTATTATAACCTTGCTTTGTGCTGTTGGCTTGGCAATTTCCGCCCAAGCATCTGCTGCCGGGCTGAAGCTGCGCGCCGATGCGCCAGCCCGTTATACGGTGAAGCCGGGCGATACTTTGTGGAGTATTTCGGGCAAATATCTTTACAGCCCGTGGCAATGGAGCCGTTTGTGGGGCGCCAACCGCAGCGCCGTGCGCAATCCGCATTTGATTTATCCGGGCCAGGTGCTGGTGCTGCATTATGTGAACGGCCGGCCGCGCTTGGCGTTTGACGGCGCCGCCTCATATCGCGACGGCATTCCGGTGGTGAAGCTGACGCCGCGTGTGCGTGAAATGTCGTCGGGTTATGGCATCCAAACGCTCAACATGAATTTTTACCGCATGTTTATGCAGCATCCGCAGGTGATTGCACAAATGCAGACCCAAGATGCGCCGCGCCTGATTGAAGGCCCCGACAGCCGCATGCTCTACAGCAGGGGCGACCGCGTTTATGCCTACAACATCACCGAGCCGGGCCGCTATCTGGTGTATCGTGCCCGCAAAGATATTCTCGACCCCGACACTAATAAATATTTGGGGCAGGAAGTGGTATTCAGCGGGGTGGTAAGCACTTTGCCCTATACCAACAGCGCACTGGATGCGCGCAGTGAAAACGATGCCCGCTATCTGCCGGAAGGCGAATACTACACCCGCCTGCACCCGCTGGTAAAAATCCCCACCCAAACCGCCCGGCCGATGGTGGTGGAAGAGGCGGTGTCGGAAATCCGCAAAGGCGATTTTCTGCTGAAAATGACCGATGAGGGCGACAGTTTCCAAATGATGCCCCATGCGCCGGCGGTGCGTGTTAACGCCAAAGTGGTGTCGATTTTCGACGGTGTGAGTGAAGCGGGGCAGTTTCAAACCATCACGCTCAACAAAGGCGAGGCCGACGGTTTGGATAAAGGCACGGTGTTGAGCCTGTATAAACGCAGCCGCCAAACCCGTGTGGATTTGGAAGAAGGCGCCAAAGGCCGCCGCAGCGTGGTGAAATACGTATCGATTCCGGCCGAAGAAGCAGGCTTGGCGATGGTATACCGCACCAGTGAGCATCTGGCTTCGGCCATTATTCTGGAAAGCCTGACCAACATCAATATCGGCGATGTGGCTTCGGAGCCGGGGCGTGATTTGGATAATATGGCCGATGATGTACCGCATGTGAAAAATGCGCCGCAAGAGCCGCACGATACCGAAAACAACGAATATAATTTCCGCAGCAATATCAATCTGTATTGA